Proteins found in one Enterococcus sp. 9D6_DIV0238 genomic segment:
- a CDS encoding response regulator transcription factor, which produces MRVLVIEDNRELAFSVQKGLEREKFLVDLAFTGLEGEEKAYVNTYDAILLDLNLPDKDGLAILHFLREKAIDSPIIIITARDEIEERAKGLDFGADDYLVKPFELLELTARIRAVVRRFHGRATPQIKINELMIDPVKRCASYGMHEIALKPKEFDILLCIAQKHPAVVSTEEIAEHVYDENFNPFSSVLRVHMARLKKQLAQASGKDLLKTIRAKGYQLCE; this is translated from the coding sequence ATGCGTGTCTTGGTCATTGAGGATAATCGTGAGTTAGCTTTCTCTGTACAAAAAGGATTAGAGCGAGAAAAATTTTTAGTAGATCTGGCTTTTACTGGTCTAGAAGGAGAAGAAAAAGCTTATGTAAATACATATGATGCTATTTTGTTAGATTTAAATTTACCAGATAAAGATGGATTGGCAATCTTACATTTTTTGAGAGAAAAGGCCATCGATAGTCCAATCATTATTATTACTGCAAGGGATGAAATAGAGGAACGAGCGAAAGGTCTTGATTTTGGTGCAGATGACTATTTAGTAAAACCCTTTGAGTTGCTTGAATTGACTGCGCGGATTCGGGCAGTTGTCCGAAGATTCCATGGACGGGCAACACCGCAAATCAAGATCAATGAATTGATGATAGATCCTGTTAAACGGTGTGCAAGTTATGGGATGCACGAAATTGCTTTAAAACCGAAAGAATTCGATATTCTTTTATGCATTGCACAAAAGCATCCGGCTGTTGTTTCAACAGAGGAGATTGCTGAACACGTTTATGATGAAAATTTTAACCCTTTTTCTTCTGTCTTGAGGGTCCATATGGCTAGACTAAAAAAGCAGCTTGCCCAAGCTTCAGGAAAAGACTTGCTTAAAACAATTCGTGCGAAAGGATATCAATTATGCGAGTAA
- the udk gene encoding uridine kinase produces MKNNQPIVIGVTGGSGSGKTSVSRAIFNHFPNHSIMMLEQDSYYKDQSHLSFEERLTTNYDHPFAFDTDLLIEHLKQLIAYQTIEKPVYDYVAHTRSSDVLIQEPKEVIILEGILILEDQRLRELMDIKLYVDTDDDIRIIRRIKRDMEERGRTLDSVIEQYLTVVKPMYHQFIEPTKRYADVIVPEGGENHVAIDLITTKVASILNEI; encoded by the coding sequence ATGAAAAATAATCAACCAATCGTGATTGGTGTAACTGGTGGATCTGGTAGTGGAAAAACCAGCGTGAGTCGAGCAATTTTTAATCATTTCCCGAATCATTCGATTATGATGTTGGAGCAGGATTCTTATTATAAAGATCAGAGCCATTTAAGTTTTGAAGAAAGACTGACGACTAATTATGATCATCCTTTTGCGTTTGATACAGATTTACTGATTGAACATTTAAAACAATTGATCGCTTATCAAACCATTGAAAAACCTGTGTATGATTATGTTGCGCATACAAGAAGCTCGGATGTTTTGATTCAGGAACCAAAAGAAGTGATTATTTTAGAAGGGATTCTGATTTTGGAAGACCAACGTTTGAGAGAGCTGATGGATATCAAATTGTACGTGGATACAGACGATGATATTCGAATCATTCGCAGGATCAAGCGTGATATGGAAGAACGGGGCAGAACACTGGACTCCGTTATTGAACAATACTTGACCGTCGTCAAACCAATGTATCATCAATTTATTGAACCGACGAAACGCTATGCAGATGTCATTGTGCCGGAAGGCGGAGAAAATCATGTAGCGATCGATTTGATCACTACGAAAGTTGCAAGTATTTTAAACGAAATCTAG
- a CDS encoding GNAT family N-acetyltransferase, whose protein sequence is MLIRKVETFTPTHLELLLSADPNKELVEEYIKRSFCFESLDDGHVTGIVVLLPTRPETLEIVNIAVLEQFQGQGIGEQLISFALTQAKEHSYKTVEIGTGSTSFGQLYLYQKCGFRMTGIDRDFFIRHYDEEILENKLVLKDMVRLSIDV, encoded by the coding sequence ATGCTTATAAGAAAAGTGGAAACATTTACCCCTACTCACTTAGAATTACTTCTATCTGCTGATCCAAATAAAGAATTAGTCGAAGAATACATCAAACGCAGCTTTTGTTTTGAATCATTAGACGATGGTCACGTTACCGGCATTGTCGTTTTGCTTCCCACAAGACCAGAAACATTGGAGATCGTAAACATTGCTGTTTTAGAACAATTTCAAGGGCAAGGGATCGGTGAACAGTTGATTTCCTTTGCCCTTACTCAAGCAAAAGAGCATTCGTATAAAACAGTTGAGATCGGTACTGGCAGTACAAGTTTTGGTCAATTGTATCTTTATCAAAAATGCGGCTTTCGCATGACTGGTATCGACCGAGATTTTTTTATACGGCATTATGATGAGGAAATTTTAGAAAATAAACTAGTTTTAAAAGACATGGTACGTTTGAGCATCGATGTTTAA
- a CDS encoding YjjG family noncanonical pyrimidine nucleotidase, with the protein MKFKTLLFDVDDTLLDFKLTEKKALHALFQEEEIPLTEEIETTYKKINHRLWREFEQGKTDKKTVIDTRFSLLFEQYGKKVDGKQMGEKYRYHLSQGHDLLGNSKEIISRLRPDYELYIVTNGVAKTQYQRLKDSQMTPFFDDIFVSEEVGYQKPMKEYFDYVFDRIPNFDREKTMIIGDSLASDIQGGNKADIQTLWLNPENQATDGVIQPTYEISKLDDIFTILAD; encoded by the coding sequence ATGAAATTTAAAACACTACTATTTGATGTTGATGATACGCTATTAGATTTTAAGTTGACAGAGAAAAAAGCACTACATGCTCTATTTCAAGAAGAAGAAATTCCTTTGACAGAAGAAATCGAAACAACCTATAAAAAAATCAATCATCGACTTTGGCGAGAATTTGAACAAGGTAAAACGGATAAAAAAACAGTGATAGATACTCGTTTTAGTCTACTGTTTGAGCAATATGGGAAAAAAGTCGATGGGAAACAGATGGGTGAAAAATATCGCTATCATTTGAGTCAAGGGCATGATTTATTAGGAAATAGTAAAGAGATCATTTCTCGCTTAAGACCAGATTATGAATTATATATCGTAACAAATGGTGTTGCTAAAACCCAATATCAACGACTAAAAGATTCACAGATGACTCCTTTTTTCGATGATATTTTTGTGTCAGAAGAAGTAGGGTATCAAAAGCCGATGAAAGAATATTTTGATTATGTATTTGATCGAATTCCAAACTTTGATCGAGAAAAGACAATGATCATTGGAGATTCTCTGGCCTCTGATATTCAAGGAGGAAACAAAGCAGATATCCAAACGCTTTGGCTCAATCCAGAGAACCAAGCAACAGATGGCGTGATCCAACCAACATATGAGATCAGTAAGCTGGATGATATCTTCACGATTTTAGCGGATTAA
- a CDS encoding 16S rRNA pseudouridine(516) synthase: MRLDKLLEQEKIGSKRKVKALIKSKQVCVDGRTILDESLNVDASLQEVVVGGRKIENQTHVYYMLNKPQGIVTAVKDAKHQTVIDLIKPNDQRNGLYPVGRLDRDTEGLLLITDNGQLGYQLLLPHKKVLKRYEVIVNEPLTKADQIAFEKGIVFSDGEICKAAELIILTSTINESRAYLDITEGKFHQVKKMFLSVGKKVTYLKRITMGPLVLDDTLALGQYRPLNQQELTRLLPYFTIHKKRKESRK, translated from the coding sequence ATGCGTTTAGATAAGCTATTAGAGCAGGAAAAAATAGGCTCCAAAAGAAAAGTCAAAGCCTTGATCAAAAGTAAGCAGGTTTGTGTAGATGGACGAACGATCCTAGATGAGAGTCTGAATGTAGATGCTTCATTGCAGGAAGTCGTTGTGGGCGGTCGTAAGATAGAAAATCAGACCCACGTTTATTATATGCTGAATAAACCTCAGGGAATCGTCACAGCCGTAAAGGATGCTAAGCATCAAACCGTGATCGATTTGATCAAGCCAAATGATCAAAGAAACGGATTATATCCAGTAGGTAGACTAGATCGTGATACAGAAGGGCTGTTGCTTATTACAGATAATGGTCAATTAGGGTATCAGTTGCTGCTGCCTCATAAAAAAGTATTGAAACGCTATGAAGTCATCGTAAATGAGCCATTGACGAAAGCTGATCAGATTGCCTTTGAAAAAGGAATCGTATTTTCTGACGGAGAAATATGTAAAGCTGCTGAGTTAATAATATTGACTTCTACAATAAATGAAAGTCGAGCCTATCTGGATATCACAGAGGGAAAATTTCATCAGGTCAAGAAGATGTTTTTGTCTGTCGGGAAAAAAGTGACGTATTTAAAACGTATTACAATGGGACCGTTAGTCCTTGATGATACATTAGCATTAGGACAATATCGCCCGTTGAACCAACAGGAGCTTACGCGCCTACTTCCTTATTTCACTATTCATAAAAAAAGAAAAGAGTCTAGAAAATGA
- a CDS encoding 50S ribosomal protein L25/general stress protein Ctc, with protein MSVSLEVKERAVRPRSLRNQLRHSGQVPAVVYGYEIESTPISVEEKELTKILRDNGVNAVITMTVGGKKINTLMYKAQLDTFTGQMKHVEFLAVNMKEATEVEAEIVLVGESAGVKSGGVLAQNLYNVLVSATPDKLPERVEVDITDLAIGDAITVADLPKNNDYDIITEAEEQIAAVVEAQAAEEEAPEEAAEPTVIGEKEE; from the coding sequence ATGTCAGTATCATTAGAAGTTAAAGAAAGAGCTGTCCGTCCACGTTCACTAAGAAATCAACTACGTCACTCTGGTCAAGTTCCTGCCGTCGTTTATGGATATGAGATCGAAAGTACTCCTATTTCCGTTGAAGAAAAGGAATTGACCAAAATTTTGCGTGATAATGGTGTCAATGCCGTGATCACAATGACTGTCGGGGGCAAAAAAATCAATACATTGATGTATAAAGCCCAATTAGATACCTTTACAGGCCAAATGAAACACGTTGAATTTTTGGCTGTAAATATGAAAGAAGCTACAGAAGTTGAAGCTGAAATAGTTTTAGTCGGCGAATCTGCCGGCGTTAAATCAGGCGGTGTTTTAGCACAAAACCTGTATAACGTTCTTGTTTCAGCAACTCCAGATAAATTACCAGAACGTGTTGAAGTCGACATCACAGACTTAGCGATCGGTGACGCAATTACCGTTGCTGATCTACCTAAGAATAATGATTACGACATCATCACGGAAGCAGAAGAACAAATAGCAGCTGTGGTAGAAGCTCAAGCAGCTGAAGAAGAAGCTCCAGAAGAAGCAGCAGAACCTACTGTGATCGGTGAAAAAGAAGAATAA
- a CDS encoding DUF960 domain-containing protein yields MVETFDKQRRRYASLGVVERLPGALIDSIWLIIDIDLKGLVPLTNMLYFDLIDNDGKVTIHFSQEISDVQMAIDLPFPYSDEYPSQVFAFDDGNKETILLPAEMLE; encoded by the coding sequence ATGGTTGAAACTTTTGATAAACAACGCAGACGTTATGCTTCTTTAGGGGTGGTCGAGCGTTTACCTGGTGCTTTGATCGATAGTATTTGGTTGATCATCGATATCGATTTGAAAGGTCTCGTGCCGCTAACCAACATGTTGTACTTTGATTTGATCGATAATGATGGGAAAGTGACGATTCATTTTTCACAGGAAATCAGTGATGTCCAAATGGCCATTGACTTACCTTTTCCTTACTCCGATGAATATCCCTCACAAGTCTTCGCTTTTGATGATGGGAATAAAGAAACGATCCTACTGCCTGCGGAAATGCTTGAATAA
- a CDS encoding GlsB/YeaQ/YmgE family stress response membrane protein produces MLSFIWSLIVGGVLGAIAGAILGRDVPGGVIGNIIVGFIGSWVGTKLLGSFGPVIGGFPIISALIGAVICIAIYSFIVKRMA; encoded by the coding sequence ATGTTAAGCTTTATTTGGTCATTGATCGTCGGTGGTGTACTAGGTGCGATCGCCGGAGCGATTTTAGGTAGAGATGTCCCAGGCGGTGTCATTGGAAACATCATCGTCGGTTTTATCGGAAGCTGGGTAGGAACGAAATTATTAGGTAGCTTCGGCCCCGTTATTGGCGGATTCCCAATCATCTCAGCATTGATTGGTGCCGTCATCTGTATTGCGATTTATTCATTTATTGTAAAACGAATGGCGTAA
- a CDS encoding Asp23/Gls24 family envelope stress response protein gives MDNKANESTTEVINENGIKTKLTFDDQVVKKIAGIAVSEIPGILGLSGNAISNLTDRFTNGNNPTKGINAEVGTKQVAIDLDVIGEYGKNIAEVFDTATKKVADEVKNMTGLDVIEFNMNVDDVMTKEQYKEKFEGKKKEPAEENNQSETNSRTLA, from the coding sequence ATGGATAACAAAGCAAATGAAAGCACCACAGAAGTAATCAATGAGAATGGCATCAAAACAAAATTGACATTCGACGATCAGGTTGTGAAAAAAATCGCTGGTATTGCTGTTTCAGAAATTCCTGGAATTTTGGGCTTGAGCGGAAATGCCATTTCAAACTTAACTGACAGATTTACAAACGGCAACAACCCGACGAAAGGAATCAATGCTGAGGTTGGAACAAAACAAGTAGCGATCGATTTAGATGTTATTGGTGAATATGGTAAAAATATCGCCGAAGTCTTTGATACTGCAACTAAAAAAGTAGCAGATGAAGTAAAAAACATGACTGGTTTAGATGTGATCGAATTCAATATGAATGTTGATGATGTCATGACGAAAGAACAGTACAAGGAAAAATTTGAAGGCAAGAAAAAAGAACCAGCAGAAGAAAATAATCAAAGTGAAACGAATTCACGTACGTTAGCATAA
- a CDS encoding DUF2273 domain-containing protein translates to MKKLLALAPYRNQLFFTGLFLVIAVLFMTIGFWKTLVLFFFTGIGLLIGTMQDEKRSISSILATIQAFFER, encoded by the coding sequence ATGAAAAAATTGCTTGCACTAGCACCCTATCGTAATCAATTGTTTTTTACAGGTCTTTTCTTGGTGATCGCTGTTTTATTCATGACGATCGGTTTTTGGAAAACGCTCGTGCTATTCTTTTTTACAGGAATCGGCTTATTGATTGGAACGATGCAAGATGAAAAACGCTCTATCTCCTCAATTTTAGCAACGATCCAAGCTTTTTTTGAGAGGTAA
- the amaP gene encoding alkaline shock response membrane anchor protein AmaP, protein MRLLKGIISLLLIAGIFGIVGLYSQIVDLGVVSTFFQNLLLQSDWLVYFYQGLLFVLLVLTGLIFLLIVFKPVTKKVIHIPKTMGQIDLPVQTLEAIARSSVKEIVKTDTVQVKVKLSKAEMANIDVILSDLEQEAFLSKSKQIREKLILSFKQMANIEVNKTKIVFKKQKNDSTVVDNKKGTRVI, encoded by the coding sequence ATGCGGCTACTGAAAGGAATCATCTCACTATTATTGATAGCAGGTATATTTGGAATCGTTGGTCTATATTCCCAGATTGTCGATCTAGGCGTTGTGAGCACCTTCTTCCAAAATTTATTGCTCCAGTCTGATTGGCTTGTGTATTTTTATCAGGGACTATTATTTGTTCTATTGGTTTTAACAGGACTGATTTTTTTACTGATCGTATTCAAACCAGTAACTAAAAAGGTCATACACATTCCTAAAACGATGGGGCAAATCGATTTACCAGTGCAAACGTTGGAAGCGATCGCCCGTTCTTCAGTAAAAGAGATCGTTAAAACTGATACGGTCCAAGTGAAAGTTAAGTTGTCCAAAGCGGAAATGGCAAATATTGATGTGATTCTATCTGATCTTGAACAGGAAGCATTTTTGAGCAAGAGTAAACAAATTCGAGAAAAACTGATACTGTCTTTTAAGCAAATGGCAAACATCGAAGTCAACAAAACAAAGATCGTCTTTAAAAAACAAAAGAATGATTCTACAGTTGTCGACAATAAAAAAGGTACACGTGTAATCTAA
- a CDS encoding peptide ABC transporter substrate-binding protein produces the protein MKKKLGVVVLLAALMLTACGGNNGATDSSGKKEAGNTEQVIQVASGGELSTLDSAHYTDVYSSDMIGQVVEGLYRMDKNDDPELAVAASEPKVSDDGLVYTFKLKETKWSNGDPVVAGDFVSAFKNVVDPSFGSSSSNQMDIFKNGRKIREGQASVDELGVKAVDDQTLEMTLEYPIPYLSQVLVGTPFMPKNEKFVKEKGDAYGTSADNFVGNGPFVISGWDGNTETWKLTKNKDYWDQENVKLDTINVQVVKEIGTGTNLFDAGDLDYTVLADTYALQYKDSPQANFVPKAMVGYLSPNHKREVTGNVNARKAILQAIDKETFAKDILGDGSTAINGFVPKDFAKDPETGEDFRKENGDFLAYDVKAAQKSWETAKKELGKDQIELELLSADSALAKKTIEYVQGQLQQNLPGLKITLKSVPLQNRLDLQTASNFDLVFGTWTPDYADPINFLEFYDSKSGLNTAGYDNPEYDKGLNDARITLANEPEKRWDKLKELEETLIEKDAAVLPLYQGAIGYLKADKLKDLQVFPFGRTVSYRLAYVE, from the coding sequence ATGAAGAAAAAGTTAGGCGTCGTTGTGTTGTTGGCTGCCTTGATGCTGACAGCCTGTGGTGGGAATAATGGAGCAACAGACTCATCTGGAAAAAAAGAAGCAGGTAATACAGAACAAGTGATCCAAGTAGCATCCGGTGGCGAACTATCTACTTTGGATAGTGCGCACTATACAGATGTGTATAGTTCTGATATGATCGGACAAGTAGTTGAAGGGCTTTATAGAATGGATAAAAATGATGATCCAGAACTTGCTGTAGCTGCAAGTGAGCCTAAAGTGAGCGATGATGGGTTGGTTTATACATTTAAACTCAAAGAAACAAAATGGAGTAATGGAGATCCAGTTGTTGCTGGAGATTTTGTCTCTGCTTTTAAAAACGTTGTAGATCCAAGCTTTGGTTCAAGCAGCAGTAATCAGATGGATATCTTCAAAAATGGTCGAAAAATCCGTGAAGGTCAGGCATCTGTTGATGAGCTTGGTGTAAAAGCAGTCGATGATCAGACCTTGGAGATGACATTAGAGTACCCGATCCCTTATTTGTCTCAAGTATTGGTTGGAACACCTTTTATGCCTAAAAATGAAAAATTTGTCAAAGAAAAAGGCGATGCTTATGGTACATCAGCAGATAACTTTGTCGGAAATGGTCCGTTCGTAATTTCAGGCTGGGATGGCAACACAGAAACCTGGAAATTAACCAAAAACAAAGATTACTGGGATCAAGAAAATGTCAAACTTGATACGATCAACGTTCAAGTCGTCAAAGAAATCGGTACAGGGACAAATCTGTTTGACGCAGGTGATTTAGACTATACTGTTTTAGCAGACACTTATGCTTTACAATACAAAGACTCACCGCAAGCCAACTTTGTTCCAAAGGCGATGGTCGGCTATTTAAGTCCAAACCATAAACGAGAAGTAACGGGCAATGTCAATGCCCGAAAAGCAATTTTGCAAGCGATCGATAAGGAAACATTTGCTAAGGATATTTTAGGCGATGGATCGACTGCTATCAATGGTTTTGTACCAAAAGATTTTGCGAAAGATCCTGAAACGGGAGAAGATTTCCGTAAAGAAAATGGGGACTTTTTAGCTTATGATGTCAAAGCTGCACAAAAAAGCTGGGAAACTGCTAAAAAAGAACTAGGCAAAGATCAAATCGAATTGGAATTACTTTCCGCAGATTCCGCACTTGCAAAGAAAACGATCGAGTATGTTCAAGGACAACTGCAGCAAAATCTACCAGGACTAAAAATCACATTGAAATCAGTTCCTTTGCAAAATCGTTTAGACTTACAAACAGCGAGCAATTTCGATTTAGTTTTTGGTACATGGACACCAGATTATGCAGATCCAATCAACTTTTTAGAATTTTATGATTCGAAGAGTGGACTAAATACAGCTGGTTATGATAATCCAGAGTATGATAAAGGCTTAAATGATGCTAGAATCACTTTAGCGAATGAACCAGAAAAACGTTGGGATAAATTAAAAGAGTTAGAAGAAACCTTGATTGAAAAAGATGCAGCTGTGTTACCGCTATATCAAGGTGCGATTGGTTATCTGAAAGCAGATAAATTGAAAGATCTTCAAGTATTTCCTTTTGGAAGAACCGTTTCCTATCGTTTAGCGTACGTTGAATAA
- a CDS encoding gamma-glutamyl-gamma-aminobutyrate hydrolase family protein produces MKRAIIGIAANEMTDAGATLYHLPISYTPQGYVKAVQNAGGLPLLLPVGAPDLAKEYISQIDKLILAGGQNVSPKLYGESVQVKEAGLSDERDQFELALIEEALRQKKPIFAVCRGLQLMNVALGGSLYQDISHVSDKKIAHMQVPVARQIPTHRIQTKERSILRKIYGEETTVNSFHFQAVKKIADPLKVTALSEDGIVEGIESKDPSFAFLGVQWHPDFAYDHLEQEMAVFRYVVKKL; encoded by the coding sequence GTGAAACGAGCGATCATAGGAATTGCGGCAAATGAAATGACTGATGCAGGAGCGACATTGTATCACTTGCCGATCAGCTATACACCTCAGGGATATGTGAAAGCGGTACAAAATGCTGGTGGACTGCCGCTTTTGTTACCAGTTGGTGCTCCTGATTTAGCGAAAGAGTATATTAGCCAAATAGATAAACTGATCCTAGCTGGTGGACAAAATGTATCACCTAAGCTTTATGGAGAGAGCGTTCAGGTAAAAGAGGCAGGACTTTCTGATGAAAGAGATCAATTTGAACTAGCCTTGATCGAAGAAGCACTTAGACAAAAAAAGCCGATTTTTGCAGTTTGCCGCGGCCTGCAGCTGATGAATGTCGCGTTAGGTGGAAGTTTGTATCAGGATATCAGTCACGTATCAGATAAGAAGATCGCTCACATGCAGGTACCGGTGGCAAGGCAAATACCGACCCATCGCATCCAAACGAAAGAACGCAGTATTTTACGTAAAATCTATGGTGAAGAAACAACAGTCAATTCCTTTCATTTTCAAGCGGTAAAAAAAATAGCTGATCCGTTGAAAGTTACAGCACTTAGTGAAGACGGTATTGTTGAAGGTATTGAAAGTAAAGATCCGAGCTTTGCTTTTTTGGGTGTACAGTGGCATCCAGATTTTGCTTATGATCATTTAGAACAAGAAATGGCTGTTTTTCGATATGTAGTAAAAAAATTATAA
- a CDS encoding amino acid ABC transporter permease: MEYILEIMPALLDGAVMTLKVFIFTLLGSIPLGILVAFALQTNFKPLQWLINIYIWLMRGTPLLLQLIFVFYGLPLIGIVFERYDAALFAFILNYAAYFAEIFRGGIQSIPEGQYEAAKVLRLTKFQTVTKIILPQVVKVVLPSIGNEVINLVKDTSLIYVLGLGDLLRAGKIAMSRDVSLLPLVLVGIIYLLLTAVLTLASKKLEKHYQYYK; encoded by the coding sequence ATGGAGTATATTTTAGAAATCATGCCAGCTTTATTGGATGGCGCAGTAATGACATTGAAGGTTTTCATTTTCACTTTACTAGGGTCGATCCCTTTAGGTATCCTAGTTGCTTTTGCCTTACAAACGAACTTTAAGCCACTGCAATGGTTGATCAATATTTATATTTGGTTGATGCGGGGAACTCCTTTGCTGTTGCAATTGATTTTCGTTTTTTATGGGCTTCCTTTGATCGGAATCGTTTTTGAACGATATGACGCAGCCTTATTTGCCTTTATTTTGAATTATGCTGCTTACTTTGCTGAAATATTTCGTGGAGGAATCCAGTCGATTCCAGAAGGACAATATGAAGCAGCCAAGGTCCTTCGTTTAACTAAATTTCAGACCGTTACCAAAATCATTTTGCCTCAGGTAGTTAAAGTCGTCTTACCTTCTATTGGTAATGAAGTCATCAATTTAGTCAAGGATACTTCATTGATCTACGTTCTTGGTTTAGGTGATCTACTGCGGGCCGGAAAAATCGCGATGAGCCGCGATGTCAGCTTACTGCCTTTGGTTCTAGTTGGAATCATCTATCTTTTGTTGACAGCTGTTTTAACATTAGCTTCGAAAAAATTGGAAAAACATTATCAGTATTATAAATAG
- a CDS encoding amino acid ABC transporter ATP-binding protein, producing the protein MLLIKNLTKSFDGRKIIDQLNLEIKDGEILTIVGPSGGGKTTLLRCLAGLESIDSGELVMDGTAFDPVAMDNADQVVGIVFQDFQLFPHLSVLENITLAPILSLKQTKEASSAEAMELLTKFGLSGKEDLYPYQLSGGQKQRVALARALAMKPKILGYDEPTSALDPELRQQVEEVILTLKEQGMTQIVVTHDMTFAENIADNLLKVTPVQ; encoded by the coding sequence ATGCTACTTATTAAAAATTTAACGAAAAGTTTTGATGGTCGTAAGATCATCGATCAATTGAATTTAGAAATCAAAGATGGTGAGATTTTAACGATCGTCGGTCCTTCCGGCGGCGGGAAAACAACGTTGTTACGCTGTTTAGCCGGCTTGGAATCAATTGATTCTGGTGAATTGGTCATGGATGGTACAGCTTTTGATCCTGTTGCGATGGATAATGCAGATCAAGTTGTCGGCATCGTTTTTCAGGATTTCCAATTATTTCCTCATCTTTCTGTCTTAGAGAATATCACTTTGGCACCAATACTTTCATTAAAACAAACGAAAGAAGCAAGTAGCGCAGAAGCTATGGAACTATTGACAAAATTTGGCTTAAGCGGCAAAGAAGACTTGTACCCTTATCAATTATCGGGCGGTCAAAAACAGCGCGTTGCGCTTGCCCGAGCGTTAGCAATGAAGCCAAAAATATTGGGCTACGATGAACCAACAAGTGCACTTGATCCTGAGTTACGACAACAAGTAGAAGAGGTCATCTTAACGCTAAAAGAGCAAGGAATGACACAAATCGTTGTTACCCACGATATGACATTTGCTGAAAATATTGCAGATAATCTACTGAAAGTCACACCTGTTCAGTAG
- a CDS encoding amino acid ABC transporter substrate-binding protein has translation MKKKRLFTIMTIAILFILMISGCGRKKTDVDQWSRINHEKRVIVGLDDSFVPMGFQNKAGKIIGFDVDLARAVFDQYGIEVDFQPIDWSMKENELQNQTIDLIWNGYSKSAEREEKVLFSDEYMKNEQVVVSLKKNQINSFADMEGKILGAQNGSSGYHSFEEQPKILKDKVKDQTAILYDGFNEAFMDLKSGRIDGLLIDRVYANYYLSHEDNLADYSIISGDYESEAFAVGLRKSDQILAKKINTAFEELKKSGELAKISTKWFGEDVTK, from the coding sequence ATGAAGAAAAAAAGACTGTTTACTATAATGACCATTGCTATACTTTTTATTCTGATGATTTCTGGCTGTGGCAGAAAAAAAACTGATGTTGATCAGTGGTCTCGTATCAATCATGAAAAAAGAGTGATCGTCGGATTGGATGATTCTTTTGTTCCAATGGGATTTCAAAATAAAGCTGGAAAAATCATTGGTTTTGATGTTGATTTAGCTAGAGCTGTATTTGATCAATACGGTATTGAAGTTGATTTCCAACCGATCGACTGGTCCATGAAGGAAAACGAACTACAGAATCAAACAATCGATCTGATTTGGAATGGCTATTCTAAAAGTGCCGAACGGGAAGAAAAAGTCCTGTTCAGTGATGAATATATGAAAAATGAACAAGTCGTTGTTTCATTGAAGAAGAATCAAATCAATAGCTTTGCTGACATGGAAGGAAAAATCTTAGGTGCTCAAAATGGCTCTTCTGGTTATCATAGCTTTGAAGAACAGCCAAAAATCTTAAAAGATAAGGTCAAAGATCAAACGGCAATTTTATATGATGGCTTCAATGAAGCGTTTATGGATTTGAAATCTGGACGGATCGATGGACTTCTGATCGACCGAGTATACGCTAACTATTATCTTTCTCACGAGGATAACTTAGCTGATTATTCAATTATCAGTGGTGATTATGAAAGTGAGGCTTTTGCAGTTGGTTTGAGAAAATCAGATCAGATACTTGCTAAAAAAATCAATACCGCCTTTGAAGAGCTAAAAAAATCAGGCGAACTTGCAAAAATTTCTACAAAATGGTTTGGAGAAGACGTCACCAAATAA